In Novipirellula galeiformis, the following proteins share a genomic window:
- the pdxA gene encoding 4-hydroxythreonine-4-phosphate dehydrogenase PdxA: protein MSAALSTTRPRIAITVGDIAGIGPELALKCAASAEINAICTPILYGPEAVLKPLATRFDLPVPPLVDVPLAHPALIQPGHFSADTGRASYDAVCQAIDATRAQQTAAIVTGPIQKEAWHAAGIQFPGHTELLASQTGTSDFSMMLTSESISCVLATIHVPLADVPRLLSTDNILRAIRLGADALKRRLKRTPRIAVCGLNPHAGENGMFSHGEESQTIQPAIDQARLEGHDVIGPLPPDTAFTPAMRNKVDVYVCMYHDQGLIPLKALAFDDAVNVTLGLPIVRTSVDHGTAMDLAWQGIAHHTSMMSAIQMAVDLSSH from the coding sequence ATGTCAGCTGCCTTATCGACGACGCGCCCCCGGATTGCCATCACGGTCGGCGATATTGCGGGAATTGGCCCCGAATTAGCCCTCAAATGTGCCGCATCGGCGGAGATCAACGCGATTTGCACCCCCATTCTGTACGGGCCCGAAGCGGTTTTAAAGCCCTTGGCAACGCGTTTCGATTTGCCCGTCCCACCGCTCGTGGATGTTCCGTTGGCCCACCCCGCATTGATTCAACCAGGCCATTTTAGTGCCGACACCGGCCGCGCCTCCTACGACGCCGTCTGCCAAGCCATCGACGCCACACGAGCACAGCAAACCGCGGCCATCGTGACCGGGCCCATCCAGAAGGAAGCCTGGCATGCCGCCGGAATCCAATTCCCCGGACACACCGAACTGCTTGCTTCGCAAACCGGCACTTCCGATTTTTCGATGATGTTGACGAGCGAGTCGATTTCATGTGTGCTGGCGACCATCCACGTGCCGCTCGCCGATGTTCCCCGACTGCTCTCGACCGACAATATTCTACGAGCGATCCGCTTGGGGGCCGATGCACTCAAGCGGCGGTTAAAGCGGACACCTCGCATCGCCGTGTGTGGTTTGAACCCACATGCGGGCGAAAACGGGATGTTTAGTCATGGCGAAGAATCCCAAACGATTCAACCGGCGATTGACCAAGCTCGTTTGGAAGGACACGACGTCATCGGTCCTTTGCCCCCCGACACCGCGTTCACGCCCGCGATGCGAAACAAGGTCGACGTCTACGTTTGTATGTATCACGATCAAGGCTTGATTCCGCTCAAAGCACTCGCGTTCGACGACGCCGTCAATGTCACCCTCGGATTGCCGATCGTGCGCACCAGCGTCGATCACGGCACGGCAATGGATTTGGCATGGCAGGGTATCGCCCACCACACCAGCATGATGTCCGCGATCCAAATGGCCGTCGATCTTTCGAGCCATTAA
- a CDS encoding C25 family cysteine peptidase, translating to MICRNFFFSLAVLLAGVGPALIGTEAAVAIDIVAVCPSEYRDGFQAWVDHREQDGLTVAVIENHPDARSLLKSIQRSAAPQTRYVVLVGGSPAIGTTCDPTREIPTTYSPTTVTAKYGSTPTLSSDMPYGDFDQDGIPNAVVGRFPVNHKTELKNLIDRIIRYEQNSDFGLWRGDLQLVGGIGGFGGMVDTAIETVTRTIVTGVLPAETRTTVAYASPNHRFFPKSKSFTEAVIENYNRGSRFWVYAGHGQVTQLDRVPASAEGRPVLDRDSVGQLNCAHAGSPIALLLACYTGAIDAPESCFAERMLLADGGPVAVIAGSRVTMPYGNATAAIGLIDGVYHKKETRLGDAWLSTLVEMQRDAVTDRSTPRMMVDSLAAMISPAGTNLVEERREHTRLYNLLGDPTLRLHPPQTIDLKVAPGYHAGETITIESTSSIDGEITMTLDRPLGSPPVAATSLGSSLHDDDDPNETSIASVTQQVTANQVNKSVFVLPLGISGPLTIRALIAGEKTWATAAGRTIIHQHKH from the coding sequence ATGATCTGTCGAAATTTCTTTTTCTCGCTTGCCGTTTTGCTTGCCGGGGTGGGGCCCGCGTTGATCGGGACCGAGGCTGCGGTTGCCATCGATATCGTGGCGGTTTGTCCAAGTGAATATCGTGATGGTTTCCAAGCATGGGTGGACCATCGCGAACAAGACGGCTTGACCGTTGCGGTGATTGAGAACCACCCCGACGCCCGCTCGTTGTTGAAATCGATCCAACGATCGGCGGCTCCCCAAACTCGCTATGTCGTCCTGGTCGGCGGCTCGCCCGCGATTGGCACGACCTGTGACCCAACACGTGAAATCCCGACCACGTACAGTCCCACGACCGTGACGGCGAAGTATGGTTCGACCCCTACGCTCTCGAGCGACATGCCCTATGGCGACTTTGACCAGGATGGAATTCCCAATGCCGTCGTCGGACGGTTCCCCGTCAATCACAAAACCGAATTGAAGAATCTGATCGATCGTATCATTCGCTATGAGCAGAATTCCGATTTCGGCTTGTGGCGAGGCGATCTCCAATTGGTCGGTGGCATCGGAGGCTTTGGTGGCATGGTCGATACGGCGATTGAAACGGTGACACGAACGATCGTGACGGGAGTCTTGCCGGCGGAAACTCGTACCACGGTGGCGTACGCGAGTCCCAACCATCGCTTCTTTCCAAAATCAAAATCGTTCACCGAAGCGGTCATCGAAAATTACAATCGTGGCTCGCGGTTTTGGGTTTACGCCGGCCATGGCCAAGTCACGCAGTTGGACCGAGTGCCAGCCAGTGCCGAAGGGCGTCCAGTCTTGGATCGTGATAGCGTGGGGCAACTGAATTGCGCCCACGCGGGGTCGCCGATCGCTTTGTTGTTGGCATGTTACACGGGAGCGATCGATGCACCGGAGTCTTGTTTTGCCGAGCGGATGTTGTTGGCCGACGGAGGTCCGGTGGCCGTCATTGCCGGATCACGCGTGACCATGCCTTACGGCAATGCAACCGCAGCGATCGGGTTGATCGATGGGGTGTATCACAAAAAGGAAACACGACTCGGCGACGCATGGCTGAGTACACTCGTGGAGATGCAGCGAGATGCGGTGACCGACCGATCGACCCCGCGCATGATGGTCGACTCACTCGCTGCGATGATTAGCCCCGCAGGCACCAACTTGGTCGAGGAGCGTCGCGAACACACCCGGCTCTATAATCTACTGGGCGATCCTACCCTGCGATTGCATCCGCCGCAAACGATCGATTTGAAGGTGGCGCCCGGCTACCATGCTGGAGAAACGATCACGATCGAATCGACCAGTTCGATTGATGGTGAAATCACGATGACGTTGGATCGGCCGCTCGGTTCGCCCCCGGTCGCAGCGACGTCATTGGGATCATCGCTCCATGACGATGACGACCCGAATGAAACATCGATCGCCTCGGTCACTCAGCAGGTCACCGCAAACCAAGTCAATAAAAGCGTTTTTGTGTTGCCCCTCGGGATCAGTGGCCCGTTGACGATTCGCGCGTTGATCGCGGGCGAGAAAACATGGGCGACCGCGGCGGGACGCACCATCATTCACCAACACAAGCATTGA